The genomic stretch GCCTTAGGCTGATCAATAGACAGCCCTTCCATAAGCCAGCGGAATTCCTGGCGGGTAATCCCGCGAACTGCTTCAGCATTCTTGGGCCATTGGAATTTGCTCTTTTCAAGTCGCTTATACAGAAGAACAAAGCCATCCCCTTCCCAATAGAGTGCCTTCAGTCGATCATGCCGACGGCCACAAAAGAGAAACAAACTATTTTGAAAGGGGTTGAGCTGAAAGTTTTGCTGAACTAGGGCTGCCAGTCCGTCTATGGACTTACGCATGTCGGTATACCCGCAGGCGAGGTAGATTTTCTCGGCCTTAGAGATGTCACCGAACATGTTGAAGTGCTCTAAGAGTATTCTCGATTAAGTTCAACGAGGCAGTGTTATGAATTTCTAGACTTGCGGAATCTAAGCGAACCACGATCGCTGGTGACAAGGAATCTGTCGCCGGAGAACTGACCTGGGGAAGTGAAAAGGATACGGGTACGATAGAATTGTTTTCGTTTTGAAGTGCCGGAAGAGCCTCACAGGCGGCAGTGCGGACTCGTCTCAACCAATAGAAGTAACTACTTGGATGAATATTATGTTCAGCACACCATGCGGAGACTGTTTGCCCACTGCTGCGACATTCACTAATAAGTCGAGTCCATTTCTTCAATCGATAGTTTTGTGTGACTTTCTGAGTATCCACTTTAATCCTCCTTTGAAGTTTTTCAAGTCTACTTGAAAAACTCTAAAAACTTCAATTTACGAGGATTGTCTCATAGTTTCCGAGATGGGGCTATACACTACCTTATTAGGCGCTTACAGTATAGCTGCTTACTTGTATACAGGAAGTTCTACAAAGCTTAGAAATAACGCCATATAGTACCAGGGAAATTGATAGAAATACAATGAAATGAAATGAGATGTATTGATATTAGAGTTATACCCCATGAATAAGGAAATAGATACTCAGGTACATGATATGATATGTTTCGAGGTAGAAGGAGAGATGTTTCTATGGCAACATTGTTTGACCCAATAAAAATAGGTAATATGATAATGAAAAATAGAGTAGTAATGCCGCCCATGACGACAAATTTTCCGGATGAAGATGGCTTTGTTACACAACAATTAATTGACTATTATTCTGAGAGAGCTAAAAGTGGAGTGGGTTTAATTATCGTAGAGGCTACCTACGGACGCAAGGATGGTAGAAGGAATTTTAGAAATATAAATATTTACGATGATCGATATGTTTCGGGATTACTTAAACTTACTACCGAAATAAAGAAATATGGTGCGAAAGTAGCATTACAGATTGCACATGGGGGAAGAGAGTGCAGACAAAGTGTTACCGGAACAAAACCGTTGGCTCCCTCCGCAGTTACAACCACATTTTCAGGTTATGGTCAAGGTGAAAACCCCATTACATTAACAAGCGATCAAATAGAAGAATTAGTAGAAAGCTATGCAGATGCTGCTAAAAGGGCCCAAGAAGCTGGCTTTGACGCAGTAGAAATCCATGGGGCACATGGATATCTGATCAGTCAATTCCTTTCACCTGCAACGAATTATCGCAATGACAAATATGGTGGTGATTTAGAGGGTAGGGCTAGGTTTTTTATAGATGTAGTAAAATGTTGCAAAAAAAATGTAAGCGCCGATTTTCCTATTATAGCAAGAATTAATGCTAGTGACTATATGACAGATGGATTAACCTTAACAGAATCTGTACAAGCAGCTAAGCTTTTAGAAGGAGCAGGCGCTGATGCCATACACATTACTGCAGGCACTAATAGTTCCCACCCATATATGATGATGCCCGGAATGTTTATACCCAGAGGATGTAATGTGGATGCAGCTAAAAAGTTTAAAGATACAATAAAAGTGCCAATAATTGTAGCCGGTCGTATTACTGACCCAGTATTAGCAAAAGATATCATCGAAATGAAAAGTGCTGATATGGTAGCAGTTGGAAGAGGTTTAATTGCTGATCCGGAATGGGTAAAAAAAGTTCAAGAAGGGGATTACCGTTCAATAAGAACTTGTATCTCTTGTAATGAGGGATGTGTGCGCCGTTTGCATGGGGGCAAAGCGATAAGTTGCTCTTTAAATGCGACTGTAGGCAGAGAAATTGAATTGAACCAAAATTTAGAAAATAATAAATTAGAGAAGAATGTTGTTGTTGTGGGGGGAGGACCGGCAGGTTTAGAATCAGCGAGAATAGCTGCTATTAAGGGCTGTAATGTAGTAATGTATGAGGAAAATAATAGACTTGGGGGACTATTGCCATTAGCCGCTGTTCCCTCAAAAAGAAGTGAGATACTTAATGTAATAAATTATTATGAATATATTTTACCCAAAATGGGTGTGGAAATAAAACTAAATGAAAAGTTTACTATCGATTTAGCCCAAAGCATAAATCCAGATACAATAATTATTGCAACCGGTGGAAAATTTAATTATCCTCCCATAAAGGGGATTGATAACCCTCTGGTATTCACAGCTTACGATATATTGTCAGGGGTAAAGGAAGCAGGTAGAAATTGTGTAGTTGTTGGCGGCGGGTTAGTAGGTGTAGAAGTAGCAGAAAAGTTAGCAGAACAAAATAAGAGGGTAATGCTTGTTGAAATGAACGAGGTAAATATAGAATCAGCGCGATCAGATACTGTTTATTATACCGATAGATTAAACGAATTAAATGTAGAAATCCACTCAAATACTTGTTTGTTAGAAATAACAGATAGTAGCGTTATTCTCGATGAAAAAGGATGGAAAAAGACTATACATAATGTTGATGCAGTTATATTAGCAACTGGTGCAATGCCAAATACTAAACTAATTGAGGAACTCAAGAAGTATTTTCCTGAAGTATACGGCGTAGGAGATTGCGTGAAGCCTGGTAAAATAATAGATGCTGTTCATAGTGCAGCAGAAATTACTATGAAAATTTTGAATTAAAACGATAGGGGTATTAGCTTAGTGGGATGTCGTAAAACACTACGCCCAAATTCTAGGTTTGTGGTTATGACCAGGCTACCACGCTCATAGCGTTCAGAGCAGAGAATACAGGTGAACTCAAACCATTAAATAGTCTTTAACTCATATATTAAATAGCCTGGTAAGCTGATTTTGTCTAGAAATCAGCTTACCAGGCTAAAATTATGCTTACCCTCACCTGTATTCATTTACATACTTTACATAATATTCATTATAGGACCCAATAAAAAAGTTATAATCGTCTTCATTTGCTTAATATAATCCTCCCTCTTTCGATAATAGTATCATCTAGATAATATTCGTGTTTGTAGGATGACAGTTAATTATCATTAGCTGATTAGCGTTTAATTCTAAAGGCTCTCTTAGACTGCTCTCCTTTGAGTGAATCAATCTCCTCAGTGTTCACGAGGATTTCCTCGATTTCAACTCCTACATAATCAGCTGTTGATTCGATACACTGACAGCAATTATCACAGATTTTATTGCTGTCTAACTCGCAGCAGTCACATTCGCCACATTCTGTACATAAGCGGTCTTCAATGACACAGGGTTCTCCATATGATTTCATATGTATTATACACTCCAATATCGTTATTTATGGTAATGGTCATATTTGTGATAATAATATTATCTCTGATTATAATATCATTTATGATTATAATTTCATTAATGAGAATAACATTATAATACAATTATTTTTATTTATAATAATTCTATTTAAAAAAATATAGGTGCTAAGGCACGAAAAATCCCGGAGTATTATTAAAGGCCTCTGGGCCGTTCGTAAAGTTTTTTAAAGCAGAGCGTGTTCGTATTTTAGCCAATCCTTGATCCAATAATTCTATTGTATCCTGATAACGCTGATCACTGCCTAATAGGACAAGTAATAGATCCCCATCCCCTCTCGTTACATAGGTAACGAGGCATTGTCCTGCTTCGGTAGTTGTTCCGGTCTTAAGTCCTTTATCTCCTGGATAAACTCCTAAGAGCTGATTGGTATTGGAGAACTCTCTGATCTGCTTCCATCCATTCACATCAGTCCATTCAATTGTAGATTTCTTCAGCTTTACATATGACATAAGCTCAGGATTTTGAGTGAATTTCGCAGCAATTCTAGCCAAATCTTGTGCTGTAGTATACTGCTGGGGTGCTGACAAGCCGTGAGCTGTTTGAACCTTTGTATCAGTACATCCCAATTGAGTAGCATACTGGTTCGTCTTATCAATAAAGTTTTCGAGAGTACCATATGCAGCAACAGCTAAAGCATTAGCGGCATCATTAGCACTTGCAACATACAAGGCAGTAATTAAGTCCTTAACAAGAATCTTGTCACCGGGTTTAAGGCCCAGGACTGATCCCTCCACCATAACCTCCTTGCCTACAGTTACCTCTTCTGTCTCTTGTAGTTTTTCATAAACGACTAGTCCTGTTAAGAGTTTAATGGTACTCGCCGGTGCTCTTTGGATATCTTTATTTTTCTCTAAGAGCCTCTCCCCTGTTCTAAGATTAACCATTAGATAACTAGAATCTTCAGGACGTGCAGGATCACTGGAATCATTCACTTTGTTGGTAGGAAAAGTGCTTTTCGGGGCAGTGTTCCCAGCGCTTATTTGGGTAGTACCTGATGCTGAATAAGCCAATTCAGAGGTGTTTTGTGCTTGGAGCGTCCTTGCTAATCCTGAAAATGTTGGCAGATTAGGGTAAAAGCTTAAAACGATTACCGCTAAAGCAATAATCGTTGTGAATCTTATAGTTCTTCTTTTAGTATTCTTATTCATAGCTTGCCTTCTTTTATAAGTATATAGAGCTGACAATTCATGTAGGTAGTTCACCTTGGCCCAATCTTAACTCGATCTCAATCTTAATCTCGATCCCAATCTGAACGTCGCGTATAAACTGTCTCGCTCTTA from Desulfitobacterium dichloroeliminans LMG P-21439 encodes the following:
- the tnpB gene encoding IS66 family insertion sequence element accessory protein TnpB (TnpB, as the term is used for proteins encoded by IS66 family insertion elements, is considered an accessory protein, since TnpC, encoded by a neighboring gene, is a DDE family transposase.), with protein sequence MFGDISKAEKIYLACGYTDMRKSIDGLAALVQQNFQLNPFQNSLFLFCGRRHDRLKALYWEGDGFVLLYKRLEKSKFQWPKNAEAVRGITRQEFRWLMEGLSIDQPKAVKKWDSTGCFSV
- the tnpA gene encoding IS66 family insertion sequence element accessory protein TnpA; translated protein: MDTQKVTQNYRLKKWTRLISECRSSGQTVSAWCAEHNIHPSSYFYWLRRVRTAACEALPALQNENNSIVPVSFSLPQVSSPATDSLSPAIVVRLDSASLEIHNTASLNLIENTLRALQHVR
- a CDS encoding FAD-dependent oxidoreductase, with product MATLFDPIKIGNMIMKNRVVMPPMTTNFPDEDGFVTQQLIDYYSERAKSGVGLIIVEATYGRKDGRRNFRNINIYDDRYVSGLLKLTTEIKKYGAKVALQIAHGGRECRQSVTGTKPLAPSAVTTTFSGYGQGENPITLTSDQIEELVESYADAAKRAQEAGFDAVEIHGAHGYLISQFLSPATNYRNDKYGGDLEGRARFFIDVVKCCKKNVSADFPIIARINASDYMTDGLTLTESVQAAKLLEGAGADAIHITAGTNSSHPYMMMPGMFIPRGCNVDAAKKFKDTIKVPIIVAGRITDPVLAKDIIEMKSADMVAVGRGLIADPEWVKKVQEGDYRSIRTCISCNEGCVRRLHGGKAISCSLNATVGREIELNQNLENNKLEKNVVVVGGGPAGLESARIAAIKGCNVVMYEENNRLGGLLPLAAVPSKRSEILNVINYYEYILPKMGVEIKLNEKFTIDLAQSINPDTIIIATGGKFNYPPIKGIDNPLVFTAYDILSGVKEAGRNCVVVGGGLVGVEVAEKLAEQNKRVMLVEMNEVNIESARSDTVYYTDRLNELNVEIHSNTCLLEITDSSVILDEKGWKKTIHNVDAVILATGAMPNTKLIEELKKYFPEVYGVGDCVKPGKIIDAVHSAAEITMKILN
- a CDS encoding D-alanyl-D-alanine carboxypeptidase family protein, which gives rise to MNKNTKRRTIRFTTIIALAVIVLSFYPNLPTFSGLARTLQAQNTSELAYSASGTTQISAGNTAPKSTFPTNKVNDSSDPARPEDSSYLMVNLRTGERLLEKNKDIQRAPASTIKLLTGLVVYEKLQETEEVTVGKEVMVEGSVLGLKPGDKILVKDLITALYVASANDAANALAVAAYGTLENFIDKTNQYATQLGCTDTKVQTAHGLSAPQQYTTAQDLARIAAKFTQNPELMSYVKLKKSTIEWTDVNGWKQIREFSNTNQLLGVYPGDKGLKTGTTTEAGQCLVTYVTRGDGDLLLVLLGSDQRYQDTIELLDQGLAKIRTRSALKNFTNGPEAFNNTPGFFVP